A genomic window from Bdellovibrio sp. SKB1291214 includes:
- a CDS encoding DUF2817 domain-containing protein: MQQRIFHLTSWAKTALGTSIELYKKSHSLSDFSERPILFIGGVHGDEPEGVRLAQELLQWLHDNEKTQSQNIRPWILIPNINPDGSSKNQRTNGRGVDLNRNFPSSDWSAEAKAPRYYPGPSPGSEPEVQALVKLIEDEKPHLIVHFHSWEPCVVYTGEPGKKAAEILATGTGYEHREDIGYPTPGSLGQYGWIDKKTPVVCIEEHSGVDLDLVWPHFGKGLEMLLTGRGV, from the coding sequence ATGCAACAAAGAATTTTTCATCTAACTTCTTGGGCTAAGACCGCTTTGGGAACAAGTATCGAGCTGTATAAAAAATCACACAGCTTGAGTGACTTTTCCGAACGGCCCATCCTCTTCATCGGGGGCGTCCACGGCGATGAACCCGAGGGAGTTCGCCTGGCTCAGGAACTATTGCAATGGCTTCATGACAATGAAAAAACTCAAAGCCAAAATATTCGCCCTTGGATTCTTATTCCGAACATAAACCCTGATGGCTCCTCTAAGAACCAACGCACAAACGGTCGTGGGGTCGACCTAAACCGCAACTTTCCAAGCAGTGATTGGTCGGCCGAAGCAAAGGCTCCGCGATATTATCCCGGTCCTTCGCCCGGAAGCGAGCCTGAAGTACAGGCCTTGGTAAAACTCATTGAGGACGAAAAGCCACATCTCATAGTACACTTTCATTCGTGGGAGCCTTGCGTTGTCTATACCGGCGAACCCGGCAAAAAGGCCGCGGAAATCCTGGCCACTGGCACTGGATATGAGCATCGCGAGGATATTGGTTACCCGACACCGGGAAGCCTTGGCCAGTACGGATGGATCGACAAAAAAACTCCGGTAGTTTGCATCGAAGAACACAGCGGAGTGGATCTCGATCTTGTGTGGCCCCACTTCGGCAAAGGTTTGGAAATGTTACTCACAGGAAGAGGCGTTTAG
- a CDS encoding HAD hydrolase-like protein, whose amino-acid sequence MSMIKSIAFDLDDTLLDTSGLLVPMASQRACEAMIAAGVCVTLEECMKIREQLAANLSHTEIFTRIVNQFGATQPGKAVHDALEEFYNPEVPSVLPLLAGATENLIHLKEHYNLYLVTMGSFDAQVEKIKALGVEKFFKKIYILNGFIGEKKESAFLDILANEGHKPEELLSIGNRLSSEIRDGKRVGATTCYFAHGEHVGENAVFPEDHPDFTIQQHKDLISVCGL is encoded by the coding sequence ATGTCCATGATCAAATCCATCGCGTTCGATTTGGATGATACCTTGCTCGACACCTCCGGGCTGTTGGTGCCGATGGCATCTCAACGTGCTTGCGAAGCGATGATTGCAGCCGGTGTCTGTGTCACGCTGGAAGAGTGCATGAAGATCCGCGAACAGTTGGCAGCGAACCTCTCTCATACAGAAATTTTTACCCGAATTGTGAACCAGTTCGGTGCGACCCAACCCGGTAAAGCCGTGCACGATGCCTTGGAAGAGTTTTACAATCCCGAAGTTCCATCGGTTTTACCTTTGCTTGCAGGGGCTACCGAAAATCTGATTCACCTGAAAGAGCACTACAATCTTTATCTGGTTACAATGGGATCGTTCGATGCCCAAGTGGAAAAAATCAAAGCCTTGGGAGTCGAAAAATTCTTTAAAAAGATTTATATCCTGAATGGCTTCATCGGAGAAAAAAAAGAATCTGCATTTTTGGACATCCTTGCTAATGAAGGCCACAAACCCGAAGAACTTCTAAGCATCGGCAATCGTCTTTCCAGTGAAATTCGTGACGGAAAACGTGTCGGCGCAACCACGTGCTATTTCGCCCACGGTGAACACGTTGGTGAAAACGCCGTGTTCCCCGAAGACCATCCTGATTTTACAATCCAGCAGCATAAGGATTTAATCTCCGTATGCGGACTTTAA
- the glmU gene encoding bifunctional UDP-N-acetylglucosamine diphosphorylase/glucosamine-1-phosphate N-acetyltransferase GlmU, with translation MSGNATSNTTSKITDKLTVIALAAGKGTRMKSPLPKVLHPVAGRPMIEKVIQASKGAGASEVRVIVGHGQNLVRQVVEPMGVTCYAQDEQLGTAHAVRCAKPETIEGDVVIMNGDHPLIEASDVKEFLRIFRDEKCDLAVVTADVKVPGEMGRIVRNRGDLVAIVEAKDASADTLKIREINTGIYIAKASVLAEYLPQIKNNNSKKEYYITDLISMCINDRMKVQAIKSTPKVALGVNNQVELAKATRLLFKRKALRLMEEGVLMIDPRTAYIEESVQIGAGTVVYPNVFMRGRTKIGSFSVIESNCFISDTEIGDSVQVRGGTYLESSKLHNKVSVGPYARLRPETEIFEEAHVGNFVEMKKTKFGKKSKAGHLTYLGDAEIGEEVNVGCGTITCNYAADKKKYKTKIGDRVFVGSDTQFVAPIEIGNDAVIGSGSTITKNVPANALAVARGKQFTKENYVVKATEVATETENK, from the coding sequence ATGTCAGGAAATGCCACAAGTAATACGACCTCGAAAATTACCGACAAGTTGACTGTGATCGCCCTAGCCGCTGGTAAGGGAACACGTATGAAGTCACCCCTTCCAAAAGTTCTTCACCCGGTCGCGGGTCGCCCGATGATTGAAAAAGTCATTCAAGCTTCTAAAGGCGCCGGCGCGAGCGAAGTGCGCGTGATCGTTGGTCATGGCCAAAATCTGGTTCGTCAGGTGGTGGAGCCAATGGGTGTTACTTGTTACGCTCAAGACGAACAATTGGGGACGGCGCACGCAGTACGTTGCGCAAAACCAGAAACTATCGAAGGCGACGTTGTTATCATGAACGGCGACCATCCTTTGATCGAGGCTTCTGACGTTAAAGAATTCCTTCGCATCTTCCGCGATGAAAAATGTGATTTGGCGGTGGTAACAGCTGACGTAAAAGTCCCAGGAGAAATGGGTCGTATCGTACGTAACCGTGGTGACTTGGTTGCTATTGTTGAAGCGAAAGACGCTTCCGCCGACACGCTGAAAATTCGTGAGATCAATACAGGGATTTATATCGCGAAAGCTTCGGTATTGGCTGAGTACTTGCCACAAATCAAAAACAATAATTCTAAAAAAGAATACTACATCACAGATCTGATCTCGATGTGCATTAACGACAGAATGAAAGTTCAAGCGATCAAATCCACTCCTAAAGTGGCATTGGGTGTGAACAATCAGGTTGAGCTTGCTAAAGCGACTCGTTTGTTATTTAAGCGTAAAGCTTTGCGTTTGATGGAAGAAGGCGTGTTGATGATTGATCCACGTACAGCTTACATCGAGGAAAGCGTACAAATTGGCGCAGGCACGGTGGTTTATCCAAATGTGTTCATGCGGGGGCGTACAAAGATTGGCTCTTTCAGCGTGATTGAATCTAACTGTTTCATCTCTGATACCGAAATTGGTGACAGCGTCCAAGTGCGTGGCGGGACCTATCTGGAAAGTTCAAAACTTCACAACAAGGTTTCTGTCGGACCTTACGCTCGTCTTCGTCCTGAAACGGAAATCTTCGAAGAAGCCCACGTGGGTAACTTTGTGGAAATGAAGAAAACTAAATTCGGCAAAAAATCTAAAGCAGGTCATTTGACCTACTTGGGTGACGCGGAAATCGGCGAGGAAGTGAACGTGGGTTGCGGAACTATAACTTGCAACTACGCCGCTGATAAAAAGAAATATAAAACTAAAATTGGTGATCGTGTGTTTGTGGGCAGTGACACTCAATTCGTGGCTCCGATTGAAATCGGCAACGATGCGGTGATTGGCTCGGGTTCTACAATCACAAAAAACGTACCGGCGAATGCTTTGGCAGTCGCGCGTGGTAAACAGTTTACGAAGGAAAACTACGTGGTGAAAGCTACGGAAGTCGCAACGGAAACTGAAAATAAGTAA
- a CDS encoding PAS domain-containing sensor histidine kinase, producing the protein MRTLKASFLLIGPWDARLQELGAHIASDLQQAWHWVQDSTYNVVAVSVTVILGKRFNEFYQEIKQNSPATQFIAVVPPDFSANQLSRLHEDYSFIRVMHSFNDTDLETHLFTALEEANQRKQDENLAVLIREQTEKLKRLQIELEERVQKRTRFLTEARRKLYLTNSRIEGFKVALMAVHQASSVAEIEQLLNESLASSVQTSWIRIFFSPQDEQFASQVTAQLSFTQLQVPLFKQHDRIGSVFFLRAPDHPFNKEESDFLTRVAEAVALALDRIQKLKESESMKEQWEATFNSMSDPVVLIDQNYDIIQSNKAAEARLQEREHPHNTRKCYALLYNREEPCPGCQRGRNFRMRSKDPAPRTFDVFSQSLILDSDKPAVFVNLYHDITHQLKMEKQILESARMAELGTIGSSIAHELNNPLGGILSFTQLIKMDMPGDHPLYPDILEMEAGVQRCKEIVINLLGFTRSSTSDQEGDISLKDVCQRAFKIVELQTKSQGIEVRLHFPADEIYVKGHLNLLAQALKNVFQNAIDHLTDRSRQEKGFRGSLDIEISAAEDIANILIKDDGTPEKNPSLPIGLGVPVASQILRDHEADLEFYTGPGQENVAKISFNRLVLRS; encoded by the coding sequence ATGCGGACTTTAAAAGCCAGTTTCCTGCTGATTGGCCCATGGGATGCCAGACTGCAAGAGTTGGGAGCGCACATTGCGTCTGACCTGCAGCAGGCATGGCATTGGGTGCAGGATTCTACCTATAACGTAGTTGCTGTTTCAGTGACTGTGATCTTAGGAAAACGTTTCAACGAATTTTATCAAGAGATTAAACAGAACAGCCCGGCGACCCAATTCATTGCAGTTGTGCCGCCGGACTTTTCTGCGAATCAACTCAGCCGGTTGCACGAAGACTATTCTTTCATTCGCGTGATGCATAGTTTTAACGACACGGATTTAGAGACCCATCTGTTCACGGCTTTAGAGGAAGCCAATCAGCGCAAGCAAGATGAAAATTTAGCTGTGCTGATTCGCGAGCAGACCGAAAAATTAAAACGCCTGCAAATTGAACTGGAAGAACGTGTTCAGAAAAGAACGCGCTTTCTAACGGAGGCTCGTCGCAAGCTTTACTTAACCAATTCTCGTATCGAGGGTTTCAAGGTCGCTTTGATGGCTGTCCACCAGGCAAGTTCCGTGGCAGAGATCGAGCAGCTTTTGAATGAATCGCTAGCTAGTAGCGTGCAAACCTCGTGGATTCGTATTTTCTTTTCTCCACAAGATGAGCAGTTCGCAAGCCAAGTGACGGCACAATTAAGCTTTACCCAATTACAAGTTCCACTTTTCAAACAGCATGATCGTATAGGGTCGGTGTTCTTTCTTAGAGCTCCCGATCATCCTTTCAACAAAGAAGAAAGCGATTTTCTGACCCGCGTGGCCGAAGCTGTGGCGTTGGCCTTGGATCGTATTCAAAAACTGAAAGAGTCGGAATCGATGAAAGAACAATGGGAAGCGACATTCAATTCGATGTCAGACCCCGTCGTATTGATCGATCAAAATTACGATATCATCCAATCAAATAAAGCCGCAGAAGCACGACTGCAAGAGCGCGAGCATCCTCATAACACTCGCAAGTGTTATGCTTTATTGTACAACCGCGAAGAGCCCTGCCCGGGTTGCCAGCGAGGGCGAAATTTCCGAATGCGCTCCAAAGATCCTGCACCACGCACCTTTGACGTTTTCAGCCAAAGCTTGATCTTAGACAGTGATAAACCCGCCGTCTTCGTGAATCTTTATCACGACATTACTCATCAACTGAAAATGGAAAAACAGATTCTTGAATCGGCACGTATGGCAGAGCTTGGAACAATTGGTTCCTCCATCGCACATGAATTGAATAATCCGCTGGGTGGTATTCTATCATTTACTCAGTTAATTAAAATGGATATGCCCGGCGATCATCCTCTTTATCCAGATATTTTAGAAATGGAAGCGGGTGTTCAACGTTGCAAAGAGATCGTGATTAATCTTTTGGGTTTCACTCGCAGCTCAACGTCAGATCAAGAAGGTGACATCAGCCTGAAAGACGTCTGCCAAAGAGCTTTCAAGATCGTCGAGCTTCAAACCAAATCTCAAGGTATCGAAGTGCGCCTCCACTTTCCTGCGGATGAGATCTATGTAAAAGGACATTTGAATCTTTTGGCCCAAGCTTTGAAAAACGTGTTCCAAAATGCCATCGACCATTTGACCGACCGCAGTCGCCAGGAAAAGGGATTCCGAGGCTCCCTCGATATCGAAATTTCTGCCGCTGAAGATATTGCCAACATTTTAATCAAAGATGATGGAACTCCAGAGAAA